Proteins encoded within one genomic window of Anopheles gambiae chromosome 3, idAnoGambNW_F1_1, whole genome shotgun sequence:
- the LOC1279506 gene encoding U4/U6.U5 small nuclear ribonucleoprotein 27 kDa protein has translation MPSSPKRRKERERPRRRKRSRDRSERDRSGGRDRKRSSERERDRDRERDRGRRKSRSRSRSRSRSRSYEPMPSSSSRRAPQMKPMVPESELEGKTPEEQEMLKTMGFCGFDTTKGKKVEGNDVGEVHVILKRKYRQYMNRKGGFNRPLDFVA, from the exons ATGCCTTCGTCGCCCAAGCGCAGGAAGGAGCGCGAGCGGCCAAGACGCCGTAAGCGTTCCAGGGACCGCAGCGAAAGAGATCGATCCGGAGGGCG GGACCGCAAACGCTCATCTGAGCGGGAAAGAGACCGGGACCGTGAGCGAGATCGGGGCCGGCGAAAGTCACGATCCAGATCAAGATCGCGTTCGAGATCGAG GTCGTACGAACCGatgccatcgtcatcgtcacgCCGTGCTCCACAGATGAAGCCCATGGTACCGGAATCCGAACTCGAGGGCAAAACGCCCGAGGAGCAGGAGATGCTTAAGACGATGGGCTTCTGTGGCTTTGATACGACGAAAGGCAAAAAGGTGGAGGGCAACGATGTCGGCGAGGTGCACGTCATACTCAAGCGCAAATATCGACAGTACATGAACCGCAAAGGTGGATTCAATCGGCCGTTGGATTTTGTTGCGTAG